CTTATTTTCTTGTGTTTCTTGAATTTATCTAATGGATCTGTTTGAATATGGGCGGAGTGTTgcaatttatcatttttagtTATTGTTAATTAACATGTTCAGCTTTCTTCGGAGATCATAATTTTTAGAAAGTCCTTTTTGTCTGGGTTACAATGGTGAATCTATTATTAAACCCTTTGTGTATTATGCtgtacacttttttttttaggtTGAAAGGAATTTCTTGACATCACAAATTGAAAAATAGGCCATCACTTTTTTTAGATTCATCTATTTCTGTATACCTGAAAACATGATCATATTCTTCAGGCCATCATAAAGCCTCAGTATGTTGATCACATTCCAAAAGCAGTCCAAGGCAATGTAGGGCAGGTGCTTGACCAAAAAGATGAGAGAGACATGAAAGCAGAACTATGTGCTGATCTTCAGCTGAACCAGGTTATAGATCGTAATGTGGGAGATTTGTCAGGTGGAGAGCTCCAACGGTTTGCTATAGCTGTTGTTGCGATACAGAATGCTGAAATATATATGTTTGATGAGCCTTCAAGTTATCTTGACGTCAAACAGAGGCTTAAAGCTGCCCAAGTTGTCAGATCTTTGCTCAGGCCTAATAGgtttaaccctcttttctttTGGCAGTCCAACTTTTGGCTCTTGTGCTTTGATCTAACTACATCAATCTCAAATTTTGTTTCAGCTATGTGATTGTGGTGGAGCATGATCTTAGTGTCTTGGATTATCTGTCAGATTTTATTTGTTGCTTGTATGGGAAACCGGGTGCATACGGAGTTGTAACCCTTCCCTTCTCTGTTAGGGAAGGCATTAACATATTCTTGGCTGGATTTGTTCCTACAGAAAATCTACGATTCCGTGACGAGTCTTTAACCTTCAAGGTAATTTTTGTTCGTATATTTCTATCATCTCTCCCTCAGTGTATTTTTTCACTATATTTCTTACCTCTTCTAGGTTGCTGAGACTCCACAAGAGAGTGCTGAAGAGATTCAAACATATGCACGATACAAATATCCAACCATGAGTAAAACACAGGGGAACTTTAAGCTTAAAGTGGTTGAGGGTGAATTTACAGATTCTCAGATAATTGTGATGCTGGGTGAGAATGGGACGGGGAAGACAACTTTTATTCGTATGCTGGTATTTATTTACTGTTATTTTTCTCTGTTCATTTTGCCAAGAAATCCAACACCTCTtggataactttttttttttgtcaactgAACAGGCTGGATTATTGAAACCTGATACTGTGGAGGATTCAGATGTGGAGATACCTGAGTTCAATGTTTCTTACAAGCCCCAGAAGATCAGTCCTAAGTTCCAGTCTACTGTTAGACACTTGTTACATCAAAAAATTCGTGATTCATACACTCATCCTCAGTTCATATCAGATGTCATGAAACCACTTCTTATAGAACAGTTAATGGATCAAGAAGTGGTCAATCTGTCTGGTGGGGAGCTGCAAAGGGTTGCTTTGTGTCTCTGTCTTGGAAAGGTAATtacttacatatatatatatatatatatatatatatacatacatttGGCTGCATGTTACTGTGAAATGAAAGCTTACTCATTAATTTGCTATGCCAACATCCTCATTTCATATATGTATGAGGTATAGAAGCTATAGTATGTACCTTTGTGTTTCTAAGAAAACATCTTTCAACATGTGGTGAAGAAACTTAAGCTGCAAAATGTCTCTGAAACTTCCGGTGGAGCTTTTACGTCATTCTTCTCCTATTATTTAATGGTCCTTGGTTGACTGTACttgttattttgttattttggtAAGCTGATTAGTACGCGGATTAATAACCATTCAATTGCACATTTGTTCACATTCTCTGGGTCTATGCGATTGTGTCAACTTGCCAGTTCCATGCATCTGTTCTTGTGGGtggaaatataaataaataatgtgtACTGGCATGTGAGTGATTGACTAGAGAGGCAATGGCACAATGGAGCATTCTACTCATTAGTTTGCTACTTTATCTATGTTATCTTTTTTCAAATTTGTGACAAATTATTTAACGGTGCTTGATGCATGGCATATTCTTCTTGATGCAGCCTGCAGACATTTATCTAATAGATGAACCAAGTGCATATTTGGATTCTGAGCAGCGTATTGTTGCATCAAAAGTCATTAAAAGGTTTATCCTTCATGCAAAGAAAACTGCGTTTGTAGTCGAGCATGATTTCATA
The DNA window shown above is from Euphorbia lathyris chromosome 1, ddEupLath1.1, whole genome shotgun sequence and carries:
- the LOC136221611 gene encoding ABC transporter E family member 2, which produces MADRLTRIAIVSSDRCKPKKCRQECKKSCPVVKTGKLCIEVSTASKIAFISEELCIGCGICVKKCPFEAIQIINLPKDLDKDTTHRYGPNTFKLHRLPVPRPGQVLGLVGTNGIGKSTALKVLAGKLKPNLGRFNNPPDWQEILTYFRGSELQNYFTRILEDNLKAIIKPQYVDHIPKAVQGNVGQVLDQKDERDMKAELCADLQLNQVIDRNVGDLSGGELQRFAIAVVAIQNAEIYMFDEPSSYLDVKQRLKAAQVVRSLLRPNSYVIVVEHDLSVLDYLSDFICCLYGKPGAYGVVTLPFSVREGINIFLAGFVPTENLRFRDESLTFKVAETPQESAEEIQTYARYKYPTMSKTQGNFKLKVVEGEFTDSQIIVMLGENGTGKTTFIRMLAGLLKPDTVEDSDVEIPEFNVSYKPQKISPKFQSTVRHLLHQKIRDSYTHPQFISDVMKPLLIEQLMDQEVVNLSGGELQRVALCLCLGKPADIYLIDEPSAYLDSEQRIVASKVIKRFILHAKKTAFVVEHDFIMATYLADRVIVYEGNPSIDCIANSPQSLLTGMNLFLSHLDITFRRDPTNFRPRINKLESTKDREQKNAGSYYYLDD